The following coding sequences lie in one Silene latifolia isolate original U9 population chromosome 5, ASM4854445v1, whole genome shotgun sequence genomic window:
- the LOC141655925 gene encoding jasmonate-induced protein homolog, whose product MATMQEQNVAVCEKTVKQPQNGTQATMNNQTHFAMTLARSHNWSGAPVGTFPEKIFPNNSAIFTHLKGNFFGSKAAVVYNGKNASGGDCSWVLAWHAPADNTSPQTPNRVYVVCGAKQVIANLTFDQIQQKLDTALTFDTSTDAATKTRADGNISDTVPDIATLIADFKLIQ is encoded by the exons ATGGCTACGATGCAAGAACAAAATGTCGCGGTTTGCGAGAAGACAGTCAAGCAGCCACAAAATGGTACCCAAGCCACCATGAATAACCAGACCCATTTTGCTATGACCTTAGCTAGATCTCATAACTGGTCAGGCGCTCCGGTTGGCACTTTTCCGGAGAAGATTTTTCCCAATAACAGTGCCATATTTACCCACTTGAAGGGAAACTTTTTTGGTTCCAAAGCGGCAGTGGTGTATAATGGGAAAAATGCATCAGGAGGGGACTGTTCGTGGGTTTTGGCATGGCATGCACCCGCAGATAACACATCACCTCAGACTCCTAACAGG GTGTATGTTGTATGTGGTGCAAAACAAGTCATTGCCAATCTGACCTTTGATCAAATTCAGCAAAAGTTGGACACTGCATTAACTTTTGACACTTCCACCGACGCGGCTACCAAGACACGTGCTGACGGCAACATCAGTGACACAGTCCCAGACATTGCTACTCTTATCGCGGACTTTAAACTTATCCAGTAA
- the LOC141655924 gene encoding jasmonate-induced protein homolog, with product MATMQEQNIAVCEKTVKQPQNGTQATMNNQTHFAMTLARSHNWSGAPVGTFPEKIFPNNSAIFTHLKGNFFGSKAAVVYNGKNASGGDCSWVLAWHAPADNTSPQTPNRVYVACGAKQVIANLTFDQIQQKLDTALTFDTSTDAATKTRADGNISDTVPDIATLIADFKLIQ from the exons ATGGCTACGATGCAAGAACAAAATATCGCGGTTTGCGAGAAGACAGTCAAGCAGCCACAAAATGGTACCCAAGCCACCATGAATAACCAGACCCATTTTGCTATGACCTTAGCTAGATCTCATAATTGGTCAGGCGCTCCGGTTGGCACTTTTCCAGAGAAGATTTTTCCCAATAACAGTGCCATATTTACCCACTTGAAGGGAAACTTTTTTGGTTCCAAAGCGGCAGTGGTGTATAATGGGAAAAATGCATCAGGAGGGGATTGTTCGTGGGTTTTGGCATGGCATGCACCCGCAGATAACACATCACCTCAGACTCCTAACAGG GTGTATGTTGCATGTGGCGCAAAACAAGTCATTGCCAATCTGACCTTTGATCAAATTCAGCAAAAGTTGGACACTGCATTAACTTTTGACACTTCCACTGACGCGGCTACCAAGACACGTGCTGACGGCAACATCAGTGACACAGTCCCAGACATTGCTACTCTTATCGCGGACTTTAAACTTATCCAGTAA